ATTCTGTTTCCATCTCAGGTTACCATATTGCCGAAGCAGGAGCAAACCCTATCACCCAGTTAGCCCTTACATTGGCCAATGGCTTTACCTATGTAGAGTATTACGCTTCGAGGGGAATGGAAATTGATGCTTTTGCTCCCAACCTGTCTTTCTTTTTCTCAAACGGGCTTGACCCTGAATACTCGGTAATGGGTAGAGTTGCACGTATCATCTGGGCAAAGGCGATGAAAGGATTGTATAAGGCGGGCCCCCGTTCTCAAATGCTGAAATACCATATACAAACATCCGGTCGGTCACTGCATGCCCAGGAGATTGATTTCAATGATATCCGCACAACCCTCCAGGCTTTGTATGCAATTTATGATAATTGCAATTCCTTACATACCAATGCCTATGATGAAGCCATTACCACTCCAACAGAGGAATCGGTGCGTCGGGCTATGGCAATACAACTCATCATTAACCATGAATTGGGACTCGCCAGGAATCAGAATCCATTGCAGGGTTCGTTCATTATTGAAGAGTTAACAGAGCTGGTTGAAGAGGCAGTACTTGCTGAATTCGACCGGATAACTGAACGTGGTGGGGTTTTGGGTGCAATGGAGACCATGTATCAAAGAAGTAAAATACAGGAAGAATCTTTGTATTATGAGCATCAAAAACATTCAGGTAAGCTCCCGATTATGGGGGTGAATACCTTTCTTTCTTCAAAAGGGTCACCGACGAATGTTCCGGGAGAAGTGATCCGTTCAACAGAGGCAGAAAAACAATACCAGGTAGCTATGCTGGCCAATCTCCATAATGCCTGGCAGAAGGAAAGCCATCAGCAGATGGAACGGCTGAAAGAGGCTGCCATTTTGGGATCAAACCTCTTTGAAGCGCTCATTGATGCTGCAAAATACTGTTCATTGGGACAAATCTCCCAGGCTTTGTTTGAAGTTGGGGGACGGTATAGGAGGAATATGTGATTGCGGATTGGGGATTGCGGATAGCGGATTGGGATACGGTTCGGTTGTGGATGGCGGAGTTAGGTTGAGGCATTTTCGTCGGATTTGTCAAGGCCGTACATTTTCTAAAGTGTGGAAAGGTGTTATATTAATTACAAAGGCCAGGTTTCCCTAACCGTGATTTAATAAATGGTATCTTCTTTCAAATATTGAATGAGTTTTTAGAAACTAATTAGGGTACAATTTTCCCAATAAACAAGGTTGAGTTATCATTAACCATCACCATATCGGCAAATGTAACATCACCATCTCCATTCACATCATCAGGAAGGTAACCTTGTGCGAAATTTGCTGCCTGATTGTCAACATTAATCATATCAGCAGCATCAATGAACCCATCCTGGTTAACATCCCCGGCATAGATTACATACTTGCCATTTATTTGTTTAAGATTATTGCCATAAGCCTGGTTTGCTGCCAAACTAAAATTATAATTGACCGTTCCTACTCCTATTGAAAGAGGGGTTCCGTTCCAGGTTTCAACACTATTCCTGTGTTTTACTACAATATAGTAGCTGGAATTCATAGATGCCGGTAAAGAAAGTGATGCTGAACCATTTGTATTAAGGTTCACAGTAAATGGGCCGGCGGCTAAGGTAAAAGGAGGATTTGCATTATGAAGTTCAATGGTGATCTTATCTGCGATTGGTCCGGTGAACTGGTTACCTGTTTGATCCTGGGCTTTATTCATAGCCGTTCCTGCAAAAAGGCTTTCCAGGAAAACTGTCAGGTTGAGTGTTGAGGGCAAATATCCATGAGGTCCTGCAGAGGTGGGAACTGTTCCATGGCATACTTCACAACGGCGAAGCACCCCGGAAAAACCCTGCAGAGCAATATTCTGGACATTATCATTCGGCTGAATAGTGGGCTGGATTGCATGAGGGGAGCCATGGCAGGCACTACAATACAGTCCGCCATGTCCGACTGAATTCCTGAATAATTTTCCTGTTTCTTCCCCATAATTTGAACCATGGCAATTTGAAGCCCCACATGAAGGTTCTTCCAGCCAGGGTTCTCTGCCATTCTCAATACTGGAAGCTACAGTACTCATACTTCCATGACAATTCTGGCAGGTCATCCCTTCTGAAAACATTACATCACGAAAACATTGAGTATTTGGGCCAGGGTGACATTTATAACAATTGTTTGTCTTATCCTTATGTTTGTCATGAATAACAAAAGAAAAAGAACGAAGGCCTTGTTGACCAGGCATCCCGAGTGCATTATCGGAATGACAATTTGCACAAAGGATAGGGGTGGCATTGGGGTTAAAGCCCCCTTCTCTTGGATGTTCGTTTAATATGGCTTGCTCACTGGAATGGCAGCCAGAACTAACACAGCTGAGTTCATTTGAAACAGGAATTACCGGCTGTGTAGATGCCAAAAGATTATTTGAACTGTTATATACCTCTATTAAGGCAAGTTGATAAGGATTCTCTGTCAGCAGGTTATTGTCGGTATAGGGTGTGATTGGTACACCTTCAACAGCATAATGATTACTGAATGGGTTCATTGTCCCTGTTAATCCCACACCTGTGAGTCCAATGTTTGGAGCTAATGTCACTCCAAATAATTGCTGCGAATAACTCCAGAAGTTAGTTTTGCCTACCGAATAAGTATTCCCAGGAATTGAATAGTGTACACTTATTCCAGTCGTAATAATTTCAGGCAAAGTTTCCGCATTTCCTTTTCGTATAACCTGTGCCTTCAGGTTATTAAATGGTGGAAGAACTGCAATTTTTGAAAAGTCCTTATTGGAACAATGCATACCTAGATCGTTCCAGCTAAGTACAATGTATTCATCTCCACTGATATTTGCAAAAATAAAGGGCAATAGGAGGAAAGACAGTACGATTGGCCATTTTGTTTTCATAGTTATGGAGTTTGGGTTAGTTATACAAAGATATATAAAATTATTTATATCTATATATGTCCATGTATAATATGTGTATAAAAAGCAATCTAGAATACTTGCCCTATTCTGGTAAATCAATTAAGTTTGAGTAGTCTAAATCTTAGGACAAGTTACACTCTAGCGAATCTTTACAGTAAGCTATATTTTTTGAAATCATGAAAAAAACCTGGATAGTACTTCAAATAAACCTGATAAATGCTCAATATATATGAATAAATCCACCTATTTCATTCATTTAAACTTATAAACGGCTTTCGGGACGAGATTTATCAAATATTTCTAACTTTGACAAACCAACAAAAACAAGCTTTCCATGAAAAGTATCCTGGTCATCTATCCTGAAGTTGATATTACTAAAATTGCCGTTTATCGCAATACCAGTCTGATATTCCTCAAATCTATCCGCCACAAGGCTGAGGACCAGGCTGCCTTTGCAGATGTGATTGACCAGTTGGAATACCGCACCCAGCTTATTATGCAGGAATTAAACAACAACCAGATTGAGTTGGCAGAAATTAGTGTTGTGATGGCGCGCGGCGGTCTTATCAAGCCGGTAAAATCCGGAATTTACGAGGTGAATGAAGCAATGAAAAAAGACCTTCGTACTGGGATTATGGGTCGTCATGCTACAAATCTCGGGGGCTTGATTGGAGATAGGATTGCCGGAATGCTTCCAAATGCTAAGGCTTACCTTGCAGATCCTGTTGTTGTGGATGAACTGGAACCCATTGCAAGGGTATCCGGACTGCCCCAAATTGAACGTACCTCTATTTTTCATGCACTCAATCATAAAAATGTCTCCAGGGAATATGCCAAGAGTATCAACCGTAAATATGAGGACCTGAACCTTGTTGTTGCCTATATTGGTAGTGGTGGTGTCTCTGTTGGGGCACATCATGGAGGGAAAGTTGTTGATGTAAACCAGGCTTTCGATGGTGATGGCCCTTTCTCTATGACCCGTTCGGGAAGTCTGCCGGTTGGACAGCTCATAGACCTCTGCTACAACGGAAAGTATACACGGGAACAAATGCGACAGTTGATTACTGAGAAAGGAGGCATTCTTGCCTACCTGGGAACAAAGTCACTCAGCCAGGTCCTTTCCATGGTAGATGAAGGTGATGAACAAGCCACCCTGATTATGGATGCTATGGCTTACCAGGTTGCGAAAGAAATCGGCTCCATGTCAACGGTCCTTGATTGCAAAGTAGATGCCATCCTTATTATGGGTGCTATCATGAATAGCAAGTTCTTCACCACACAACTCATCAGGCGGATTGAAAAAATCGCAGCTGTTTCCATTTACCCCATTGTGAATGACCTTGACTCACTTGCCATGAATGGAGTGACTATTGTCCGGGGAGAAGCAGAAATCCTTGTCTACCAATAGCAAGCTCCATTGCCCTTCTAAATCTCAGTCTACTTGTAATCCTTTCGTTTCAGGAAAACATTTCCTTTAGATTCCCCAACTGAACCTAAACAGTACAAATTTGTTAAAGAATTTGCACTGCTCCTTGTTGTATCTTCCATCCACTCTAATTAATCAATTCTAAAAACTGCAAGTTTTAATAATAGTATTTTGTTTAGTAACCCCTAAAAACATTGTAATGGATCCTTCAAACATTAACTGGCTGGCTGTTTTAGTCTCAACCCTTTCTTTTTACGCAATTGGTGCTATTTGGTATTCCCCTGTTCTTTTCGGGAAAATCTGGATGAAAGAACTTAACATGACTCCGGATGCAGCAAAGAATGCCAACATGGCCAAAATCATGACATTTACCTTTATTTTATCTCTGATCATGGTAACAAACCTGGCATTTTTCCTTGGCGACCCTAAGATAGGTGCATCTGAAGGAGCAATGTATGGTTTTCTTACAGGATTCGGATGGGTGGCAATGGCCATGACATTCAATGCCTTATATGAAATGAAAGGTTGGAGATATATGCTTATCAATGCAGGCTATATGGCTGTGGGTTTCACCCTCTCCGGCTTTATCCTGGGAGCCTGGAAATAACAGTTGAAGTTGCTGGCAGGCGATTTTCCGATTGTTTAGCTTTCTCTTACCTGCCAAGCCCTGGTGCATCCGGAATTCCAAAAACTGTATACACTCTAATTCACTTTAGGCACAATAGTTCACTCCAGGCATGTTTGCACTTTCAGACAAAAATGGAACACGGATCCGCCGGCTGGCGGACGGATTTCACCACGGATTTTCGCAGATTCAATTGACAACTCTAGTTCACTTTAGTTCACTCTCACTCTAGTTCACTCCAGGCACTTTGGCTCACTCTAGTTCACTTTAGCTCACCCTGGCCTTAGCTCACTCCAGGCACTCTAGTCACTTCTTCTCAGCCTTTTCCTGTCAGTGATTTAGGAATTCTTCCTGTTCTAACAGTTTCCGAACGAAGCCTTCTGCCAACGATTCGTTCTACCATTGCGCCTATTTCAAGAACTTTGTCAACATCAAGGCCGGTTTCAATGCCCATTTCATCAAGCATAACCACAAGGTCTTCCGTCTGCACAAGTCCGGTAATTCCAGGATCTGCATAGTAATAAGCTCCTGTTCCGGCAACAGGGACACCATCAACAAAGTTGGCCGGTTGCCCACCAATTCCTCCCATGGTACTTTCATAATTGGTCATACCGGCCTGTAAGGCAGCCAACACGTTTGCCAATCCCCATCCCCTGGTGGTATGGAAATGAACAATTTGTTTTTCAGGACGGCCAATCTTATCCATTAGCATGGAATAATATCGGTAAACCCTATCCGGGGAGGCAGAACCATCGTGATCGGCATGCTCCACATCACTGGCACCAATATCAAACCATCGTTGTGCGAAATCAACAGCTTTTTCCATTTTCGTAGGGCCTTCAATCGGGCATCCCCAAATTGTACTGACTGTTCCATTCACTTTAAGTCCGGCATCCCTGGCCAACGGGATATATTTTTCCGCCATTTTCCAGTACTCATCCAATGAAAGTCCTGAATTTTTCCTATGATGAGACTCGCTTGTTGATACCATCAGGAGTATCCTGTCTGGCCCCCAGCCTTCCTGCTTAGCTTGTATGGCACGTTCAATAGCCTTTTCACGAATAGTAACAGCCGTAATACTCACCTGGGGCAATAGATGCGCGACGGATTTACTTGCCCTGAGTTTTTTCAGTATTTCATCTGAATCCCTGAATTGGGGCATTCCAGAAGGATTTCCCAGGTTTGTAACTTCGATATGCCTGAAACCTGCAAGGATAAGTTGTTCAGACAACCATAATTTTGCGGCTGTGGGGATAAATTTCTCCTCATGCTGAAAACCATCACGTACTGTGATATCTCCGACTGTTACTTTTTTGGGGTAGTTCATAGTGGGTTATGATTAATGAAATCGATTCAATTATAAACGTTTACAGAATTAATATTGACCTTTCGGATCAAATTTCTTACAGAAATGTGAGTCTGATTCAGTAAAGCAATAGATTTAGTGCCCGGGTCGAATGCAGCTAAAAGATCATTTCTGGTATTTCTCCATCTATGATCAATCGGCCGGCTGTTGCGGAGCGTATTTCTTCGACAGTAACTCCCGGTGCACGTTCCAGTAATCTGAAACCATCACCAGTAACTTCCAAAACGGCCATATCGGTAACCACTTTTTTAACACAATTCACCCCTGTTAGAGGCAAGGAGCATTCGGGCAAAAGTTTGGAACCATCTCTGCTTGTATGCTGCATAGCAACGATAATATTCTTTGCAGAAGCTACAAGATCCATTGCACCACCCATACCCTTCACCATTTTCCCGGGAATTTTCCAGGAGGCTATATCCCCTTTTTCAGAAACTTCAAAAGCACCAAGCACAGTAAGGTCTACATGTCCGCCCCGTATCATTGCAAAACTGAGTGAAGAATCAAAAAAGCTGGCCCCTTCAACTACTGTAACCGTTTGTTTACCGGCATTAATTAGGTCAGCATCCACTTCTTCGGCAAAAGGAAATGGTCCCATCCCAAGGATCCCATTTTCTGATTGTAAAGTAACTTGTATCCCATCGGGAATATAGTTTGCAACCAGTGTTGGAATTCCTATTCCCAGGTTCACATAATACCCATCCTTAAGTTCCCGGGCAATACGTTGTGCTATTTGTTCTTTTGTGAGTGGCATTTTTCTTTTATTTGAAATGGAGAAAAGAGAACGGGAGAGAAGGTGAAAACTTATACCTACACAACCAATTCCTATAGATTATTTATTGTCTTTAATTATCCATTTTTCAACATTATTTACCATTCGGACCAGTTGGCCAATTATATGGTTATATTCAGCATCCAGTTGATCATATTCTTCTTCAGTGATATATTTACATCGTTGAGCGATTTCAAGCCACACCAGTGTTTCACTAGCTTCTGATTCACAATCATTTAATTTTGCAATAAATGCCGCCCTGTATCTTCTTCTTCTCCATGCTTCTCCTAGATTAGCACTTACTGATCTTGAAGATCTCCTGATCTGGTCAGTCATTGAATACTTTTCTTCACTTGGAAACCTTTTTGTTATCTCAAAAATTTTCATTGCTCCATCAATCGAAGATTTGTAAACATTCAATTCTTTAAACGTGTCAATTAACATAACGCAAACAATAAATAATAGTTAATAGCTCTAATTCATTTCCCAAAACTCCGTTTGACTTGTCCAAACATTGGTAACTCTCTCTTTTAACCCCTCTCCCCCTCTCCCCATCTCTCCCTCTCTCCCTCTCTCCCTCTCCCCATCTCCCCATCTCCAAAAAATCACCCCCTGATAGTTCTCCTTTCAATCCTTTTTTCGTATCCAACTCCCTGGAAAATCCTTTGGACAAATATTCCCGGGGTATGAATATAATTGGGGTCGAGAGTCCCGGCGGGAACAATTTCCTCTACTTCGGCAATGGTAATTTTTCCTGCCATTGCCATGGCCTGGTTAAAATTATTTGCTGTATTCCTATAGATAAGGTTTCCATGGGTGTCGCCTCTCCATGCTTTGACAATTGCAAAATCAGCATTCAGGGCAAGTTCCAATAAATGTGGTTTCCCGTTAAATTCTCTGATCTCTTTTCCTTCAGCGACTTCAGTTCCGTAGCCGGCAGGTACGAAAAATGCCGGAATTCCTGAACCACCCGCACGACAACGTTCGGCCAGGGTTCCCTGTGGAATGAGTTCTACTTCCAATTCTCCACTGAGCAGTTGACGCTCAAATTCAGCATTCTCACCAACATAGGAGGATATCATCTTATGAATCTGGTGATTCTTCAATAATAATCCCAGGCCAAAATCATCGACCCCGGCATTGTTTGAAATACATGTCAAACCCTTGATGCCACTAGCTGCTAAAGCTGTGATACAGTTCTCAGGAATTCCACACAAACCGAATCCCCCCACCATTAAGGTCATTCCATCAGATATTCCATTGATTGCTTCAAGTGCGTCTTTAACCTCTTTATTCATATTCCTGATTTTGCATATGAAAATATTAAAAATACCATTACTCTGGTCACTTAACGAAATATTTTGTCAGACAAGAACTTACTTTCCTTTAATACATCAAGATCAACGCCATGATTAATTCCTTTTCGGTTACACCAATCAATTAAATTCAGCGTATCCAGGTTTGCCAAAAGTTCATATCCGGTCATAGGACAACCACCATGCCCTCCAATGGCACCTTCGAACCATCGGAACCCTGATTGCCAGGCTGCTTCAACTTTTGCTTCCCAATCCATTACACCTACATGAAGATGCATCCCCAGGGTAAGATCATCAAATTCTGTGATTAATTTGGAACAAAGGGAATGAATGCCATCCACAGTGGCTACCCCTGTGATATCTGAGAAAACAATATCCTGAAATCCGGCATTCCCAAGTCTTTCTACTTCTATTAAAACTTGTTCTTCACTCCAGGGGTCACCATATGGATTTCCAAATGCCATGGAAACATATACCCTCATCTTCTTACCGGAATCCTTAACTAATTGATGAATGGAAACCAATTCATCCCATGCTTGTTCCGGGCTTGAATTAATATTTCTTTTCAGAAAAGTCGGGCATGTCGAATATGGGAAACCAATAAGTTGAATTCTTTCAAGGGTACAAGCTTCATTACCACCTCTCCGATTACCAATGACAACCATGAGTTGTGTCTTGGGATGACCCGCTTTCAAATTTGCTATTACCTCCCGGGTATCTGCCATTTGTGGAACAGCTTTGTGAGATACCAGGCTACCCACATCCACAGTAGAAAAACCTGCTGATAAGAGCAAGTTTATATATTCCAGCTTGTCAAGTGTTGGAATAAATGTCTCCCATCCCTGCATTGCATCCCTTGGCGTCTCGGTAATATGAAGGCTTTCCATATGATTAGTTTTAGCAAAGGAGAGGTGATTATTAAGACATCAGACTAACGACAGTTAAATCCCAAAATTCAAATTTCGAACAAAAAGCTCCCCGGGAGGAAAAAAAAAAACGATTCCCCTTTTTAAAAAAAAAAAACCCCCCCCCCCCAAACCACCAACGGGGGTGCTTCCAGTGTTGAGTGTTTAGTTTTTTGCCATCACGGATGATGTCTCCCAGGCATAGAGCAAATGTTTAACACATAACATAAAACACAGAATGAAAAAGTGACCCACATCAAATGCCAAAAACATCCCTTCGAACCGTCAAATGTCGAACATTCGATAATTCACTTAATAATTATGTGTTGAGTGTTTAGTGTTTTTCATTCATTTTCCCCCAGGGATAATACCTGTCGTTTGCAGAAAACAATATTAAACACATAACATTAAACACAAAATGAATAAGGAACACACATTAATCATCTCACATAAATTATCAAACATCAGATATCCGACATCAAACATTAAACATCCGAAATCCGACATCAAACATCCGACATCCGACATCAAACATCCGACATCAACACCCGATGTACCTTGAAATTACCATCCTTTGTATTTCAGAAGTCCCTTCACCAATCTGAAGCAATCGTTGATCGCGATAGAATCTTTCTACTTCATAATCTTTCATCAGCCCATATCCGCCATGGATTTGAACTGCTTCATCTGCAACTTCTTTTGCAATTTCAGAGCAATATAGTTTCGACATAGCAGCTTCTTTTGCAAAAGGAAGATGGTTATCCTTTAACCAACAGGCTTTATATAGCAGATTCCGGGCTAATTCAATTTTCGTAGCCATATCTGCAAGCTTAAATGCAATGGCTTGGAATTTGGATATGGGTTGCCCGAACTGTTTGCGCTCTTTGGCATAATTTAAGGCCAGTTCAAAGGCGCCCTGGGCACAACCCAGCCCCATTGCAGCAATTGAAAGTCGCCCATTATCAAGTGTGGAAAGCATAATTTTAGATCCTTCACCAACCTTCCCTAGCAATTTGCTTTCAGGCACTTTACAATCATCAAAAAACAATTCTGCTGTGTCACTGGCTCTCCACATCATTTTACCATGCATAGTTCTGCGGGTAAAACCAGGTGTATTTTTCTCAACAATAATTGTAGAGAACTGCTTTTTCCCGTCAACCTCTCCTGTCACAGCCTGAACAGTAGCACCAATAGAAATTTCTGCTGAACCATTGGTAATAAATATTTTAGAACCATTTATTATCCAGTTCCCATTTTCCAGATAGGCGTTTGTTCGGGTTCCCCTTGAGTCGGACCCAGCATCAGGTTCTGTAAGTCCGAACGCCCACAAAGCCTCCCCTGTGCACAGAGCAGGTAAATATTTGCGCTTTTGTTCCTCTGTTCCGTAATAGTAAAGCGGACCTATTCCCAGTGAATTATGTGCTGCAATGGTCGCTGCTTGTGATCCATCTACCCTGGCAAGCTCTTCAACAGCAATAATATAAGAAAGAGTGTCCATTCCGTGACCACCATATTCCACTGGAACTGAGATCCCGAATAAACCCAATTCTCCCATTTTCCTGGTGAGCTCAGGTGAAAAAAGGGCCGATTCATCCAGCTCTTTAGCAACTGGTCGGATTTCACGTTCTGCAAAATCCCTGACGGTTTGCCTAATTAATGATTGTTCTTCTGTAAGCTGAAAGTCCATAGTAGGTGAAGATCAGATAAATATTTTGTTTTATGCTAAAATAATAAAAAGCATAAACCCTTTACATTCCGGCAATATTCTCTACCAGGCAAAATGCGAAAGAAATGCACGGTGCAATTATTTGTACCACCCTCACAGTTTCCTGGTTCCTGCTACCTGATTTAATAAATAATTAAACAATCAAATACATGTTTTGATTAATAGATTAAGGGCCGTTTAGATTAAAATATTATTTATTCGGGCAAGAAATCAAACCATCAAATATTTACTGGGGTTACCTGGTTAATCATTGCCCTTAACATGAATAAGCCTGGTATTGCCATCAACCAGTTCGCCGACTGCAACTTCGATGCGATCCACTATCCCGTCCCCGGGGCAAAGAATGTTATTTTCCATTTTCATTGCTTCTACTACCAGTAGCAGGTCCCCTTTTGTAACAGCCTGGCCTTCAGTAACACAAATCTTGATTACTTTTCCTGGCATTGGAGAAACAATATTTTCAAGACTGGACTCAGCCATTCCTTCTGAACCGGAAAATTCCGGTTGTACAGAAAGAAGGTCCAACCTGGTTACCTCAAAAGTAGTTCCTGATGAATTTACCAGCACCTTTCCAACTTCTGGTTTCGACAACCATGTAAGATGATGCTGCCCATCAATAATAAGTTCAGCTTTACCATTGGAGAAACAATGATAATCAACAATGGTTTCTTCATTGTTCCAGATGAGTTTTAATTGATGCTTGGAGAATCCCTGATTGTTAACTTATAGATTTCCGACCCTATCTGAAAACTTGGATGCATAAAAATCCTCCAATATCCAATCTTATCCCAGGTGTTGGTGACAGAATGTTCTTCTTTCTGTAAACTGCCTATTAATCCGGCAAATAAGGGAATCCGGATATCAACATCCAGCATCTTTTGCTTAATCTCTTCTATTAGGATGGTAGTATATTCATCGCAATATTTAGTAGAAATCTGATTGTCAATAAATTCTTTATGTTCAAGAATAGCATGAAGAAAGGAGATATTGTTTTTGATACCATGAATGACATAATTATTCAATGCATCAATCATCCCATGCCTTGCTGATTCCCGATCTTCACCGAATACAATCAGCTTGGAAATCATAGGGTCAAAGAAAGATTGAATAACGGGCTTACCGGCTATTCCTGAATCAACGCGGATATTAGCCCCAGATGGCTCATGGTAAAGATTCATTTTTCCTGGAGAAGGAAGAAATCCATTTTCAGGGTCTTCTGCATATATCCGACATTCAATAGCATGACCCTTTTGTTTAAGATCTTCCTGTTTAAATCTAAGTGGTTCGCCGGAAGCGATTCTTATTTGCTCCTCCACAATATCAATTCCCGTAGTCATCTCAGTTACAGGATGTTCCACCTGAATCCTGGTATTCATTTCAAGGAAATAAAACTGCAAGCCGGCATCAACCAGGAACTCAATTGTTCCGGCACCCTGGTATCCAATAGCTTTCCCAATGGCTACAGCAGCATCTCCCATTTGTGATCGCACAACAGGATTAAGCGTTGGAGAGGGGGCTTCTTCAATAATTTTCTGATACCTTCTCTGTATAGAGCATTCCCTTTCAAAAAGATGAATCACATTCCCATGCTGATCCCCGATAAGCTGAATCTCAATATGACGTGGATTTTCGACAAATTTCTCTACATATACCGTCCCATCTGCAAAATAATTGGCTGCTTCCCTGGAAGTTGATTCTAATGCTTCTATAAGATTTTCTTTTGAACGAACAATTCGCATCCCTTTTCCACCTCCTCCGGCAGCAGCTTTAACAAGCAGAGGAAAGCCAATCTCATCAGCATGTTCAAGGATCGAAGAAGGAGTACCGGTGAGGCCCGAGGTAATAGGAATCCCAATAGAGGCAGCAAAATTCCTGGCTTCAATCTTATTCCCCATTACATGCATCACATTGCTATCCGGACCAATAAAAATAAGTCCGGCATTCTGGCAGGCAGTAACAAAGGATGGGTTTTCAGAAAGAAATCCATAGCCGGGATGGATGGCATCACAAAATGAATCCTTTGCGACAGAAATAATCTTTGCAGTATTAAGGTATGTATCAGCTAATGCTGAATGTCCAAGACAGTAAGCTTCATCGGCCATTTCGACATGTCGGCTATCAATATCGACTTCA
The Bacteroidales bacterium genome window above contains:
- the buk gene encoding butyrate kinase; the encoded protein is MKSILVIYPEVDITKIAVYRNTSLIFLKSIRHKAEDQAAFADVIDQLEYRTQLIMQELNNNQIELAEISVVMARGGLIKPVKSGIYEVNEAMKKDLRTGIMGRHATNLGGLIGDRIAGMLPNAKAYLADPVVVDELEPIARVSGLPQIERTSIFHALNHKNVSREYAKSINRKYEDLNLVVAYIGSGGVSVGAHHGGKVVDVNQAFDGDGPFSMTRSGSLPVGQLIDLCYNGKYTREQMRQLITEKGGILAYLGTKSLSQVLSMVDEGDEQATLIMDAMAYQVAKEIGSMSTVLDCKVDAILIMGAIMNSKFFTTQLIRRIEKIAAVSIYPIVNDLDSLAMNGVTIVRGEAEILVYQ
- a CDS encoding DUF1761 domain-containing protein, whose translation is MDPSNINWLAVLVSTLSFYAIGAIWYSPVLFGKIWMKELNMTPDAAKNANMAKIMTFTFILSLIMVTNLAFFLGDPKIGASEGAMYGFLTGFGWVAMAMTFNALYEMKGWRYMLINAGYMAVGFTLSGFILGAWK
- a CDS encoding pyruvate carboxyltransferase, whose translation is MNYPKKVTVGDITVRDGFQHEEKFIPTAAKLWLSEQLILAGFRHIEVTNLGNPSGMPQFRDSDEILKKLRASKSVAHLLPQVSITAVTIREKAIERAIQAKQEGWGPDRILLMVSTSESHHRKNSGLSLDEYWKMAEKYIPLARDAGLKVNGTVSTIWGCPIEGPTKMEKAVDFAQRWFDIGASDVEHADHDGSASPDRVYRYYSMLMDKIGRPEKQIVHFHTTRGWGLANVLAALQAGMTNYESTMGGIGGQPANFVDGVPVAGTGAYYYADPGITGLVQTEDLVVMLDEMGIETGLDVDKVLEIGAMVERIVGRRLRSETVRTGRIPKSLTGKG
- a CDS encoding CoA transferase subunit B; this translates as MPLTKEQIAQRIARELKDGYYVNLGIGIPTLVANYIPDGIQVTLQSENGILGMGPFPFAEEVDADLINAGKQTVTVVEGASFFDSSLSFAMIRGGHVDLTVLGAFEVSEKGDIASWKIPGKMVKGMGGAMDLVASAKNIIVAMQHTSRDGSKLLPECSLPLTGVNCVKKVVTDMAVLEVTGDGFRLLERAPGVTVEEIRSATAGRLIIDGEIPEMIF
- a CDS encoding four helix bundle protein; this encodes MLIDTFKELNVYKSSIDGAMKIFEITKRFPSEEKYSMTDQIRRSSRSVSANLGEAWRRRRYRAAFIAKLNDCESEASETLVWLEIAQRCKYITEEEYDQLDAEYNHIIGQLVRMVNNVEKWIIKDNK
- a CDS encoding CoA transferase subunit A gives rise to the protein MNKEVKDALEAINGISDGMTLMVGGFGLCGIPENCITALAASGIKGLTCISNNAGVDDFGLGLLLKNHQIHKMISSYVGENAEFERQLLSGELEVELIPQGTLAERCRAGGSGIPAFFVPAGYGTEVAEGKEIREFNGKPHLLELALNADFAIVKAWRGDTHGNLIYRNTANNFNQAMAMAGKITIAEVEEIVPAGTLDPNYIHTPGIFVQRIFQGVGYEKRIERRTIRG
- a CDS encoding hydroxymethylglutaryl-CoA lyase is translated as MESLHITETPRDAMQGWETFIPTLDKLEYINLLLSAGFSTVDVGSLVSHKAVPQMADTREVIANLKAGHPKTQLMVVIGNRRGGNEACTLERIQLIGFPYSTCPTFLKRNINSSPEQAWDELVSIHQLVKDSGKKMRVYVSMAFGNPYGDPWSEEQVLIEVERLGNAGFQDIVFSDITGVATVDGIHSLCSKLITEFDDLTLGMHLHVGVMDWEAKVEAAWQSGFRWFEGAIGGHGGCPMTGYELLANLDTLNLIDWCNRKGINHGVDLDVLKESKFLSDKIFR
- a CDS encoding acyl-CoA dehydrogenase family protein; translation: MDFQLTEEQSLIRQTVRDFAEREIRPVAKELDESALFSPELTRKMGELGLFGISVPVEYGGHGMDTLSYIIAVEELARVDGSQAATIAAHNSLGIGPLYYYGTEEQKRKYLPALCTGEALWAFGLTEPDAGSDSRGTRTNAYLENGNWIINGSKIFITNGSAEISIGATVQAVTGEVDGKKQFSTIIVEKNTPGFTRRTMHGKMMWRASDTAELFFDDCKVPESKLLGKVGEGSKIMLSTLDNGRLSIAAMGLGCAQGAFELALNYAKERKQFGQPISKFQAIAFKLADMATKIELARNLLYKACWLKDNHLPFAKEAAMSKLYCSEIAKEVADEAVQIHGGYGLMKDYEVERFYRDQRLLQIGEGTSEIQRMVISRYIGC
- a CDS encoding acetyl-CoA carboxylase biotin carboxyl carrier protein subunit, coding for MSKPEVGKVLVNSSGTTFEVTRLDLLSVQPEFSGSEGMAESSLENIVSPMPGKVIKICVTEGQAVTKGDLLLVVEAMKMENNILCPGDGIVDRIEVAVGELVDGNTRLIHVKGND